The genomic interval CGATCTTTTCTGCCCGCAGACGCGCGAGACGGCTGCCGCCTAGGCGGGTGATGTCCGCGCCGTCGATGAGGATGCGCCCTTTGCTGGGCCGGTCCAGGCCGCCGATGAGGTGCATGAGGGTGCTCTTGCCGTGGCCGGAGGGGCCGACGATGCAGGTGAAGGAGCCGCGCGGGATGGCGATGTCCACCCCCCGCAGGGCGTGGGTCGTCACGCTGCCGCCGTTGTAGGTCTTGAACACGCTTTCCGTTCTGACGATGGCGTCATGCATGGCTGATGGCCTCCACGGGAGAGAGTCTTGACGCCCGCCACGCCGGGTAGAGGCCCGAGGCGAGGGAGATGGCGACCGAGAAGAGGATGACGCCGAGGGCCGTGGTCATGTCCGGCATCAACACGGCGTCGCTGCCTTTGACGAAGGAGGTGAAGGCGTTTTGCGACACGAGGGGGGCGACGAAGGCCGAGAGGAGCAGCCCCCCGGCGAGCCCCAGGACGCCGCCGAAAAGGCCGTAGAGGCCCGACTCCAGCAGGAAGAGGGAGAATATCGTCCGCTGTCCCGCGCCCAGCGCCTGCAGAATGCCTATCTCCCGTTTCCGCTCGTAGGCGGCCGTCATCATTGTATTGATGATCCCGAAGGCCGAGGCGAGCACCGCGACCGCCGCGATGAGCTGCAACGTGACGTTCACCGTGCCGACGATGGAGAGGACCGAGGTGAGCATCTGCTTGTCCGTGACCACGCCCAGGTTGACGGCGTCCCGGATGCGCTGGGCGTATTCGTCCATCCGGGCGAGGTCGTCGAGCCTGACCGCGACGTAGGAGACGTTGCCGCCGACATTGAAGAGGGTCTGGGCCGTGGGCAGGGTGAGGAACAGGCTCAGGTCGTCCCTGTTGCCGGTCTCCTTGAGCACCCCCCGCACCAGGAGGCGCTCGCCCCGGACGGTCACTTCGCCGCCCGGCTGAAGCCCGAACTGGTCGGCCAGGGCCGAGCCGACGACGACCGTCTTGTCGTCCGGCGCGGCGAAGTACTCTCCGCGCTCCATGGTCCAGCCCTTGTGCGCGCGCGTAACCTCGGCCACGATCCCGGTCACGGGCACGGGGCGGTTCTGGATGGCGGTCTTGGCCGTGAAGAACGGCAGGACCGTCATGCCTTCGATGGCCCTGAGCGTCTCGACTTCCTCGGCGGTGATCGTCGTGGGCAGTTGCTCGCCGGTGAGGATGGAGACCTGCTCGTAGGCGCACGATCCCTTGGGCGTCACCACCAGATTGGCCCCCAGGGCCGTGGACTCCCGTTCGATCTCGTTTTTCAGGCTGCCGCCCAGGGCCAGGAAGGTGACCAGCGAGGCGATGCCCAGAAAGATGCCGGACAAGGTGAATATGAAGCGCCCTTTTCGGTGCGTCACGTTGCGCAGGATGAGTGTCGATATGTTCATGCTACATTCCGATGTTGTGGTTTCTCAGGATCTTGACCGTCTCTGCGACGAAGATGACCCCCCGCCCTTCCTGCGTGAACCTGCCGCTGACGACGACCTCGTCGCCCACGGCGGGCGTGCTCCCTTGATACGATACGGGGAGGTAGAACTTGCTGCAGTCTGGGGTGGTGCATTGCAGCTCCGATTTGTCCATGATGCCGAAGAGACTGGGGTCTTCCTGCGACACGACGGCCATGATGCCCGTGACCGTGATGACCCCTGTGTAGGCGAGGGGATCGGGCGCCACGTCGTTGACGTTCAGCGCCTTGGTGTCGCCGGTTCCGGTGAAGACCAAGGCGGAGGCGAACAGGAGTATCCCGGCGGCGACGATGAGGTATTGCTTTTTCATGGTGTCTCCAGTGGCGGTATCGCGGTGTGCGCCATGCGCGTGCTTTGGCCTGCCCGGTTGTTCCGCGCATGGGGCCGGGCGGCAGCCGCCGGACGCGCGCTGGCGCGGTCCTGCGAATGGCGGCGCTGCTCTGCGCGGCGCGGCAGTCATTTGCGAAATACGGCGGCGTATTTCGCGGACGTCACACTAGGAGAGATGAGGCGGGGGAGGGATGGGCGGACCCAGGATGAACTCTTCGTAATGGCGTGCCGGACTGGGGGGCAAGAGGGAACCCGGACCGCTCAGGGTCGCGGCCTGCTCCGCCTGGACCAGGAACTGGAAGTGGCAGGCGCACTGCTCGCAGGTGCTGTCGTCGCTGCAGCAGTCCTTGCCCGGCGCGGGGTCGGCGGGCCCGAAGAGAAGGGCGGACGATCCGTCGCCGAAAGCGGCGGAGACCGTGACGTTTGCGTGGTGGCCGGGCTTCAGGTGCGGAAAATCGAGCCCCATCCCCGCTGTCCAGACGCACAGCGCAAGAGTGAGAATCGCCGCGATGGCGCTGAAGTGCTTGACGGCAACCATGCCGGGTCAATGTCGTCTGTGACCGTGTTTGTCAAGCTGGCGCGGCCGGGTCGCCGGGGGCGAAGCGGTTGGCGGCGATGCCGAGGACGCGGCCGCGCGCGGGCTACTGTATCTCGATCAGCCCGGTGCGGGTCAGCGTCGTCTTGCCGCGCGTGGCCGGGCCCTCCAGCAGGAGCCACACAGCCGCCTGCTCGATGTAGGGCGTCTCGGCCGAGATGCCGTCCACGGGCAAAATGATGGTCATGCCGCGCTGGGCCGCGCCCGTGGCCGTGTGCAGCACCGCGCCGTGCGCGGCCGTGCCGGTCACGATGACCGTGGTGACGCCCCTGGCATTGAGTTCGTCTTCGAGCACGGTGTTGCGGAACTTGTCCACGCTGGAGCCGACCACGGGCTCGCCGGGCAGCGGCGTGGCCTGGGGCAGGATGGATTCGCGCGTGCCCCGGCTGGTCAGGCTGTGCAGCACGGGCATGCCAGCGGCGCGCGCCCTGGCCATGAGGCTCGCGATGGCGGGCACGGATTCCAGGCAGCGCGGCCTGCGCTCGGCGTTGCAGGTCAGCTCCTCGATGTCCAGGACGAGCAGGGCGGTGTCCTTGGGGCTCACGGTCACGGCCGAGAGTTCGGGCGCGGCCGGGGGCATGGTGGAGCCCCATTCCTGGATGATGTCGGCCGCCTTTGCGGGCGCGGCCAGGGGCATCATGGCCAGGGCCATTATGGCCAGACACGCAGCCGCGCCTGCGGCCCTGCATGCGGCCAGACACGCAGCCGGAAGAACGGCGCGAAGGGAAGGAATGTGGGACAGCGTGCTCATGGCGGACCTCCGGTGGCTTTGGGGCAAGCGGCCCCGATTGCCGTCCGCATACCACGCCGCCGCCCTTGGGGGCCAGCGAAATCGTCCCGCGCCAGGCATTGGCCGTGGACGCTTTGCGCGAGGTGCCCTGGCGCTTCTTGCGCGGCCTGCGGAGAGGATTTCTCTTGACACCTCGGGATGAACCCGCTAGGGACCATCTTCCGGTGCGCGAGCGCCGCCATGCGTCCCCATCGTCTAGTGGCCTAGGACACCGGCCTCTCACGCCGGGAACAGGGGTTCAAACCCCCTTGGGGACGCCAACTTTCGAGCCAGCCTTTCGGGGCTGGCTCTTTCTTTTTGCCGTCTGCGCGGTTCCTGCCGTGGCCGCCGTCTGCCCCGGACCTGCGGGCATGAATGGCGGGTGGGCAATATCTCTGCTGCGCGGAGCTTTGGAGGTGCACTGGTTGCGCAGATCGGCCCGAAGACACCCTGTGGCGGAGCGACGCCGGATTTTTGAGTCGCACTTTCCAATTTTTCTCTTGCATTTTCCCTTGCCCGTGGCAGGTTATACAGAGAAAAATTTTCATCGCCTGCCATCTATCAGGATGCTTTTGCCGCGCTGGCGCGACGCATCAACACGGAACGATTGACGGACAAGGCGTTGAAGCTCGTTCATAAATTTTTCTCACTGCCTTGAAAATGTTGGAGCATTTCTGGTTGACGTGAAATCCTGCTTTCAGTTTTGAACCGGGCTCTGCTCTTCTTCCGCCCGCTCGCCCGTGATGGGTCTGCGCGCACGCTGCCTCCTCCCGCCCTGTTCAGCCGATGTCGTCCAGCGCCGCGAAAAGCGGCGTGCACCGATACGTCCACAAAGGAGGCCTTGACATGAGAACCGATGCGCCACGACCAATCCGTCTGCTGCTGGCGGCCCTGGCCGCTCTCCTGATCGGCGTTCTGGGGGCAGGCGCGGCCGTAATGGCCGAGGAACGGCCGTCGAGCTATTCGCCGGTCGTGATCACGGAAGACTTCGCGTCCGCCATGGCGCGCATGAAGGCGGCCAAAGCCGGGGTGATGAAACGGCAGGCCGATCTGCTGAGTCAGCGCTACGACCTGTCCGACCGGCCGGTCCAGGGGTTGACCAT from Alkalidesulfovibrio alkalitolerans DSM 16529 carries:
- a CDS encoding ABC transporter permease gives rise to the protein MNISTLILRNVTHRKGRFIFTLSGIFLGIASLVTFLALGGSLKNEIERESTALGANLVVTPKGSCAYEQVSILTGEQLPTTITAEEVETLRAIEGMTVLPFFTAKTAIQNRPVPVTGIVAEVTRAHKGWTMERGEYFAAPDDKTVVVGSALADQFGLQPGGEVTVRGERLLVRGVLKETGNRDDLSLFLTLPTAQTLFNVGGNVSYVAVRLDDLARMDEYAQRIRDAVNLGVVTDKQMLTSVLSIVGTVNVTLQLIAAVAVLASAFGIINTMMTAAYERKREIGILQALGAGQRTIFSLFLLESGLYGLFGGVLGLAGGLLLSAFVAPLVSQNAFTSFVKGSDAVLMPDMTTALGVILFSVAISLASGLYPAWRASRLSPVEAISHA
- a CDS encoding cysteine hydrolase family protein; this encodes MSTLSHIPSLRAVLPAACLAACRAAGAAACLAIMALAMMPLAAPAKAADIIQEWGSTMPPAAPELSAVTVSPKDTALLVLDIEELTCNAERRPRCLESVPAIASLMARARAAGMPVLHSLTSRGTRESILPQATPLPGEPVVGSSVDKFRNTVLEDELNARGVTTVIVTGTAAHGAVLHTATGAAQRGMTIILPVDGISAETPYIEQAAVWLLLEGPATRGKTTLTRTGLIEIQ